A genomic stretch from Bradyrhizobium quebecense includes:
- the ccmB gene encoding heme exporter protein CcmB, protein MSALAALIRRDIKIALRVGGGALIGVLFFLTVTVLMPFAVGPDLALLSRLGPAILWLGALLASLLTLDRLFTADHEDGSLDLIVMSRTPLELACAAKALAHWIAAGLPLIIATPGLGLLLNLDGTATLAVAATLLAGTPALTFTGMIGAALAVTLHRGGLLLAVLVLPLSIPVLIFGVAASQAAISGSLPFGTPFSILCALSLASLVIGPFAAAASLRHGLD, encoded by the coding sequence ATGAGCGCGCTGGCCGCATTGATCCGCCGCGACATCAAGATCGCGCTGCGCGTCGGCGGCGGGGCGTTGATCGGCGTGCTGTTCTTCCTCACCGTCACGGTGCTGATGCCGTTCGCGGTCGGGCCCGATCTGGCGCTGCTGTCGCGACTTGGCCCCGCCATCCTCTGGCTCGGCGCACTGCTCGCGAGCCTGCTCACCCTCGACCGGCTGTTCACGGCCGATCACGAGGACGGCTCGCTCGACCTGATCGTGATGAGCCGGACGCCGCTGGAACTCGCCTGCGCGGCCAAGGCGCTGGCGCATTGGATCGCCGCGGGACTGCCGCTGATCATCGCGACGCCCGGGCTCGGCCTGCTGCTCAATCTCGACGGCACGGCGACGCTTGCGGTTGCGGCGACCTTGCTGGCGGGAACCCCCGCGTTGACCTTCACCGGCATGATCGGCGCGGCCCTGGCGGTGACGCTGCATCGCGGCGGGCTGCTGCTGGCCGTGCTGGTGCTGCCGCTGTCGATCCCGGTGCTGATCTTCGGCGTTGCCGCCTCGCAGGCGGCGATATCGGGGTCCCTGCCCTTTGGAACACCGTTCTCGATCCTCTGCGCGCTGTCACTTGCCAGCCTCGTGATCGGCCCGTTTGCCGCCGCCGCGAGCCTGCGGCACGGGCTGGACTGA
- the ccmA gene encoding heme ABC exporter ATP-binding protein CcmA, with protein sequence MRLSGRNLKCVRGGREVFSSLDLSATAGEALAVTGPNGAGKTSLLRVLAGLLVPAEGSMVLEGGDAELSLPEQAHYLGHRDALKPALSVAENLSFWREFLGGETQNADRCLAAVALDHAAHLPAAYLSAGQRRRLSIARLLSVRRPVWLLDEPTSALDAAGQALFVGLMRDHLASGGLIVAATHLPLGIDARDLRMGGTA encoded by the coding sequence ATGCGGCTCTCGGGACGAAATCTGAAATGCGTGCGCGGCGGACGCGAGGTGTTCTCTAGCCTCGATCTGTCGGCGACGGCCGGTGAGGCGCTTGCCGTCACCGGGCCCAACGGCGCGGGCAAGACCTCGTTGCTGCGCGTCCTCGCCGGGCTCTTGGTTCCCGCCGAGGGCTCGATGGTGCTCGAAGGCGGCGACGCCGAGCTCAGCCTGCCCGAACAGGCCCACTATCTCGGCCACCGCGACGCGCTAAAGCCGGCGCTGAGCGTCGCGGAGAATCTTTCCTTCTGGCGGGAATTCCTCGGCGGCGAGACCCAGAACGCCGACCGCTGCCTAGCCGCCGTAGCGCTCGACCACGCCGCGCATCTGCCGGCCGCCTACCTCTCCGCCGGCCAGCGCCGCCGGCTGTCGATCGCGCGCCTGCTCTCGGTGCGGCGGCCGGTGTGGCTGCTGGACGAGCCGACATCGGCGCTCGATGCGGCCGGACAGGCGCTCTTCGTCGGCCTGATGCGCGACCATCTCGCGAGCGGCGGCCTGATCGTCGCCGCGACCCATCTGCCGCTCGGCATCGATGCGCGCGATTTGCGGATGGGAGGCACAGCATGA
- the acnA gene encoding aconitate hydratase AcnA codes for MTSLDSFKCRKTMKVGGKSYVYYSLPQAEKNGLKGISKLPYSMKVLLENLLRNEDGRTVKKEDIVAVSKWLKKRQLEHEIAFRPARVLMQDFTGVPAVVDLAAMRNAMQNLGGDAEKINPLVPVDLVIDHSVIVNFFGDNKAFAKNVTEEYKQNQERYEFLKWGQKAFSNFSVVPPGTGICHQVNLEYLAQTVWTKKEKMTVGKKTGTFEVAYPDSLVGTDSHTTMVNGLAVLGWGVGGIEAEACMLGQPLSMLLPEVVGFKLKGQLKEGVTATDLVLTVTQMLRKLGVVGKFVEFFGPGLDFLSVADKATIGNMAPEYGATCGFFPVDAATIDYLKTSGRKADRVKLVQAYAKAQGLFRTAKSADPVFTTTLTLDLADVVPSMAGPKRPEGRIALPAVSTGFATALVNEYKKPDGEQKRFAVEGRNFDLGHGDVVIAAITSCTNTSNPSVLIGAGLLARKAAAKGLKAKPWVKTSLAPGSQVVAEYLANSGLQADLDKVGFNLVGFGCTTCIGNSGPLPEDISKSINDNGIVAAAVLSGNRNFEGRVSPDVQANYLASPPLVVAHALAGTVTKDLAVEPIGIGKDGKPVFLKDIWPTTKEINAFMKKYVTATIFKKKYADVFKGDTNWRKIKTTESETYRWNMSSTYVQNPPYFEGMKKQPEPIVDVVDARILAMFGDKITTDHISPAGSIKLTSPAGKFLSEHQVRPADFNQYGTRRGNHEVMMRGTFANIRIKNFMLKGADGNIPEGGLTKHWPDGAQMSIYDAAMKYQQANVPLVVFAGAEYGNGSSRDWAAKGTRLLGVRAVICQSFERIHRSNLVGMGVLPLTFQDGTSWSSLGLKGDEKVTIRGLQGDLKPRQTLTAEIVSADGGKRDVPLLCRIDTLDELDYYRNGGILHYVLRKLAA; via the coding sequence ATGACCTCGCTCGACAGCTTCAAATGCCGCAAGACCATGAAGGTCGGCGGCAAGTCCTACGTCTATTACAGCCTGCCCCAGGCAGAGAAGAACGGACTGAAGGGTATCTCGAAGCTGCCGTATTCGATGAAGGTTCTGCTCGAGAACCTGCTGCGCAACGAGGACGGCCGCACCGTCAAGAAGGAAGACATCGTTGCGGTGTCGAAGTGGCTGAAGAAGCGCCAGCTCGAGCACGAAATCGCGTTCCGCCCGGCGCGCGTCCTGATGCAGGATTTCACCGGCGTTCCGGCCGTGGTCGATCTCGCGGCGATGCGCAACGCGATGCAGAACCTCGGCGGCGACGCCGAGAAGATCAACCCGCTGGTGCCGGTCGATCTCGTCATCGACCACTCGGTGATCGTCAACTTCTTCGGTGACAACAAGGCGTTCGCGAAGAACGTCACCGAGGAATACAAGCAGAACCAGGAGCGCTACGAGTTCCTGAAGTGGGGCCAGAAGGCGTTCTCGAACTTCTCAGTGGTGCCGCCCGGCACCGGCATCTGCCACCAGGTCAATCTCGAATACCTCGCGCAGACGGTGTGGACCAAGAAGGAGAAGATGACGGTCGGCAAGAAGACCGGCACCTTCGAGGTCGCCTATCCGGACTCGCTCGTCGGCACCGACTCGCACACCACGATGGTCAACGGCCTCGCCGTGCTTGGCTGGGGCGTCGGCGGCATCGAGGCGGAAGCCTGCATGCTCGGCCAGCCGCTGTCGATGCTGTTGCCGGAAGTGGTCGGCTTCAAGCTCAAGGGCCAGCTCAAGGAAGGCGTCACCGCGACCGACCTGGTGCTGACCGTCACCCAGATGCTGCGCAAGCTCGGCGTGGTCGGCAAGTTCGTCGAGTTCTTCGGCCCGGGTCTCGATTTCCTGTCGGTCGCGGACAAGGCGACCATCGGCAACATGGCGCCCGAATACGGCGCGACCTGCGGCTTCTTCCCGGTCGACGCCGCGACCATCGATTACCTGAAGACCTCGGGCCGCAAGGCCGATCGCGTCAAGCTGGTGCAGGCCTATGCCAAGGCGCAGGGCCTGTTCCGCACCGCCAAGTCGGCCGATCCGGTGTTCACCACCACGCTGACGCTCGACCTCGCCGACGTGGTGCCGTCGATGGCCGGACCGAAGCGCCCCGAAGGCCGCATCGCGCTGCCGGCGGTCTCGACCGGTTTCGCGACCGCGCTGGTCAACGAGTACAAGAAGCCCGATGGTGAGCAGAAGCGCTTCGCGGTCGAGGGCCGTAATTTCGACCTCGGCCATGGCGACGTCGTGATTGCCGCGATCACCTCCTGCACCAACACCTCGAACCCGAGCGTGCTGATCGGCGCCGGCCTGTTGGCGCGCAAGGCGGCCGCCAAGGGCCTGAAGGCCAAGCCGTGGGTGAAGACCTCGCTCGCGCCGGGCAGCCAGGTGGTGGCGGAATATCTCGCCAATTCCGGCCTGCAGGCCGATCTCGACAAGGTTGGCTTCAACCTGGTCGGCTTCGGCTGCACGACCTGCATCGGCAATTCCGGTCCGCTGCCGGAAGACATCTCGAAGTCGATCAACGACAACGGCATCGTTGCTGCCGCCGTGCTCTCGGGCAACCGCAACTTCGAAGGCCGCGTCTCGCCGGACGTGCAGGCGAACTACCTCGCTTCGCCGCCGCTGGTAGTCGCGCATGCGCTCGCCGGCACCGTGACCAAGGATCTCGCTGTCGAGCCGATCGGCATCGGCAAGGACGGCAAGCCGGTGTTCCTCAAGGACATCTGGCCGACCACCAAGGAGATCAACGCCTTCATGAAGAAGTACGTCACCGCGACGATCTTCAAGAAGAAGTACGCCGACGTGTTCAAGGGCGACACCAACTGGCGCAAGATCAAGACCACGGAAAGCGAGACCTATCGCTGGAACATGAGCTCGACCTATGTGCAGAACCCGCCCTATTTCGAAGGCATGAAGAAGCAGCCGGAGCCGATCGTCGACGTGGTCGACGCGCGGATCCTCGCGATGTTCGGCGACAAGATCACCACCGACCACATCTCGCCGGCCGGTTCGATCAAGCTGACTTCGCCCGCCGGCAAGTTCCTCAGCGAGCACCAGGTGCGCCCCGCCGACTTCAACCAGTACGGCACGCGGCGCGGCAACCATGAAGTGATGATGCGCGGCACCTTCGCCAACATCCGCATCAAGAACTTCATGCTCAAGGGCGCCGACGGCAATATCCCGGAAGGCGGTCTGACCAAGCACTGGCCCGACGGCGCGCAGATGTCGATCTACGACGCGGCGATGAAGTACCAGCAGGCGAACGTGCCGCTGGTGGTGTTCGCCGGCGCCGAATATGGCAACGGCTCGTCGCGCGACTGGGCCGCGAAGGGCACCCGCTTGCTCGGCGTGCGCGCGGTGATCTGCCAGAGCTTCGAGCGCATCCATCGCTCCAACCTGGTCGGCATGGGTGTGCTTCCGCTCACCTTCCAGGACGGCACGTCGTGGTCCTCGCTCGGCCTCAAGGGCGACGAGAAGGTCACGATCCGCGGGCTGCAGGGCGATTTGAAGCCGCGCCAGACGCTGACGGCCGAAATCGTCTCCGCCGACGGCGGCAAGCGGGACGTCCCGCTGCTCTGCCGCATCGATACGCTGGACGAGCTCGACTACTATCGCAACGGCGGCATCCTGCATTACGTGCTGCGCAAGCTCGCGGCCTAG